A single window of Microbacterium oryzae DNA harbors:
- a CDS encoding S-ribosylhomocysteine lyase encodes MVTEAPRMNVESFNLDHRIVSAPYVRLANRKQLPAGDVIVKYDVRFAQPNRAHLEMPTVHSIEHLFAEKSRNHSDRVIDFSPMGCQTGFYLILQGEPAYDEVLALIEATLTDILDATEVPAANETQCGWGANHTLEGAQSAVRAFLAERDQWSTVYAA; translated from the coding sequence ATGGTGACTGAAGCGCCCCGCATGAACGTCGAGTCGTTCAACCTCGACCACCGCATCGTCTCCGCGCCGTATGTGCGCCTCGCCAACCGGAAGCAGCTCCCCGCGGGCGACGTCATCGTGAAGTACGACGTCCGCTTCGCGCAGCCGAACCGCGCGCACCTCGAGATGCCGACCGTGCACTCGATCGAGCACCTGTTCGCCGAGAAGAGCCGCAACCACTCCGACCGCGTCATCGACTTCTCGCCCATGGGGTGCCAGACCGGCTTCTACCTCATCCTGCAGGGCGAGCCCGCATACGACGAGGTCCTCGCGCTCATCGAGGCGACCCTCACCGACATCCTCGACGCCACCGAGGTCCCTGCCGCGAACGAGACGCAGTGCGGATGGGGTGCGAACCACACCCTCGAGGGCGCCCAGTCCGCCGTCCGCGCGTTCCTCGCCGAGCGCGACCAGTGGAGCACGGTGTACGCGGCATGA